In Verrucomicrobiia bacterium, one genomic interval encodes:
- a CDS encoding glycosyltransferase 87 family protein: protein MNEQGSPDKVAVDESPQALLSRWAAGRVVVEVMSDPRRFWIFFLVGFLSLVVVAELFRGLRHNPHADVQLYQKVALNTLDGRLPYRDYVLEYPPYAVPFFLVTALQSGERGHLAAFSAQMLLVDWLVKGLLLWMVFRWWREQEAAASPGEGPAAAVYAPTARMFLPLVVFCLCTAPNHFFYLQRYDLIPAALCLGVLLAWWRQRQGLAGVLLMLAIGAKLYPVVWVPPLVVLAWRTGRLRPFVLGLTAGAAPLVLLGLGLPWWRFLGFHAERGLQVESLFASVIWLGKHLGLWAAEYRSIKAWLEVTGPVAERLFPVARAVFVVATLAGVAAACWRAQRAKEGLSLPELAQTLLLPLLAFVAFNIILSPQYLIWLAVVVAVAALGPWTPPLLLITVAAFITPIIFPGYHYSTGGSLLESVITVIRNGLLVLAAAQLFRQMRSTP, encoded by the coding sequence ATGAACGAGCAAGGATCACCAGACAAAGTGGCAGTGGATGAATCTCCGCAAGCATTGTTGTCGCGTTGGGCGGCGGGGCGAGTGGTGGTGGAGGTGATGTCGGACCCGCGGCGTTTTTGGATATTTTTTTTGGTGGGCTTTTTGAGCTTGGTGGTGGTGGCGGAGTTGTTTCGCGGATTACGGCATAATCCGCATGCGGACGTTCAATTATACCAAAAGGTGGCACTGAATACCTTGGACGGGCGATTGCCTTACCGCGATTATGTGCTGGAGTACCCGCCTTATGCCGTGCCGTTTTTTCTGGTGACGGCGTTGCAGTCCGGCGAGCGCGGTCATTTGGCCGCGTTCTCAGCGCAAATGCTATTGGTGGACTGGCTGGTAAAAGGACTGTTGCTGTGGATGGTGTTTCGTTGGTGGCGGGAGCAGGAGGCTGCCGCGTCACCAGGTGAGGGGCCAGCGGCGGCGGTGTATGCGCCGACGGCCCGGATGTTTCTGCCACTGGTGGTGTTTTGCCTGTGCACGGCGCCGAACCACTTTTTTTATCTGCAACGGTACGACCTGATCCCGGCAGCCTTGTGTTTGGGGGTGTTGCTGGCATGGTGGCGTCAGCGGCAGGGCCTGGCGGGTGTGCTGTTGATGTTGGCCATCGGGGCCAAGCTGTATCCGGTGGTGTGGGTGCCGCCCTTGGTGGTGCTGGCGTGGCGGACGGGGCGGCTCAGGCCGTTTGTCCTGGGTTTGACGGCGGGGGCTGCGCCGCTGGTGCTTTTGGGGCTGGGGCTGCCCTGGTGGCGTTTCCTGGGCTTTCACGCTGAACGCGGCCTGCAGGTGGAGAGCCTGTTTGCGTCGGTCATCTGGCTGGGGAAACATCTGGGGTTATGGGCCGCGGAATATCGTTCGATCAAAGCGTGGCTGGAGGTGACGGGGCCGGTGGCGGAGCGGTTATTCCCGGTAGCGCGGGCGGTGTTCGTGGTGGCGACACTGGCCGGCGTGGCGGCGGCCTGTTGGCGGGCGCAGCGGGCCAAGGAAGGCTTGAGCCTGCCGGAGCTGGCGCAAACGCTGCTGTTGCCGTTGCTGGCGTTTGTGGCGTTCAACATCATTTTGAGTCCGCAGTACCTGATCTGGCTGGCCGTGGTGGTGGCGGTGGCGGCACTGGGGCCTTGGACGCCGCCGCTGCTGTTGATCACGGTGGCCGCTTTTATCACCCCCATCATTTTTCCGGGTTACCATTACAGCACGGGCGGGTCGCTGTTAGAATCGGTGATCACGGTAATTCGCAACGGTCTGTTGGTGCTGGCGGCGGCCCAACTTTTTCGGCAGATGCGTTCGACGCCATGA